One Hordeum vulgare subsp. vulgare chromosome 4H, MorexV3_pseudomolecules_assembly, whole genome shotgun sequence DNA window includes the following coding sequences:
- the LOC123449765 gene encoding serine/threonine-protein kinase BSK1-2-like, which produces MGCCRSSLRAVTAHHPEKPPGAGAAPLACRPSFSAAAHQAAPPPPAEAGFKEFSLAELRAATGGFAAENIVSESGDKAPNFVYRGRLQQQQGQGRRGAIAVKKFAKMAWPDPKQFAEEARGVGRLRHRRLANLIGYCCDGDERLLVAEFMPNDTLAKHVFHWENQTLEWAMRLRVAYHIAEALDYCSNEGRPLYHDLNAYRVLFDENGDPRLSCFGLMKNSRDGKSYSTNLAYTPPEYLRNGRVTPESVIFSFGTVLLDLLSGKRIPPSHALDMMRGNNIQVLMDSHLEGNYSTEEATALVDLASQCLQYEPRDRPNTKKLVTILEPLQTKLEVPSYEMLGIPKLEEEVPPPPPAPQPPQHPLSPMAEACSRMDLTAIQQILVSTHYRDDEGSNELSFQEWTQQMRDMLDARKRGDLAFRDKDFKTAIECYTQFVDVGTMVSPTVYARRSLCHLMCDQPDAALRDAMQAQCVYPDWPTAFYMQAVALSKLNMQSDAKDMLSEASQLEEKKQKNSR; this is translated from the exons ATGGGTTGCTGCCGCTCGTCGCTGCGGGCGGTGACGGCCCACCACCCGGAGAAGCCGCCcggggcgggggcggcgccgCTGGCCTGCCGCCCGTCCTTCTCGGCGGCCGCGCACcaggccgcgccgccgccgccggccgaggCGGGGTTCAAGGAGTTCTCGCTGGCGGAGCTGCGGGCGGCCACGGGCGGGTTCGCGGCGGAGAACATCGTGTCCGAGAGCGGCGACAAGGCGCCCAACTTCGTCTACAGGGGCCGCCTGCAGCAGCAGCAGGGGCAGGGCCGCCGCGGCGCGATCGCCGTCAAGAAGTTCGCCAAGATGGCCTGGCCCGACCCCAAGCAGTTCGCG GAGGAGGCCAGGGGGGTGGGCAGGCTGCGGCACCGGCGGCTGGCCAACCTCATCGGCTACTGCTGCGACGGGGACGAGCGCCTGCTCGTCGCCGAGTTCATGCCCAACGACACCCTCGCCAAGCACGTCTTCCACT GGGAAAACCAGACTCTTGAATGGGCTATGCGTCTAAGAGTTGCGTACCACATTGCTGAAGCGCTGGACTACTGCAGCAACGAGGGTAGACCTCTATATCATGACCTAAATGCATATAGGGTCCTTTTTGATGAG AATGGTGATCCTCGTCTTTCATGCTTTGGTTTGATGAAAAACAGCAGAGATGGGAAAAGTTATAGCACAAACCTTGCATATACACCTCCAGAATATTTGAGAAATG GAAGAGTCACTCCGGAAAGTGTCATATTCAGCTTTGGTACCGTACTACTGGACCTTCTAAGTGGAAAACGCATACCTCCTTCCCAT GCTCTTGATATGATGCGAGGCAATAATATCCAAGTGTTGATGGATTCACATTTGGAAGGAAACTACTCAACAGAGGAGGCAACTGCTTTGGTAGATCTTGCCTCCCAGTGTTTGCAGTATGAACCTAGGGACCGCCCCAATACAAAAAAGCTGGTTACCATACTTGAGCCCTTGCAAACAAAATTAGAG GTACCTTCCTACGAGATGCTTGGCATTCCGAAGCTCGAGGAAGAAgtacctcctccacctcctgctccgcAACCACCACAACACCCTCTTTCTCCCATGGCTGAGGCCTGTTCTAGGATGGACCTGACAGCTATCCAGCAGATTCTTGTATCGACGCATTACAGAGACGATGAAGGCAGTAATGAG CTATCATTCCAGGAATGGACGCAGCAGATGAGGGACATGTTGGACGCCAGGAAACGCGGGGATCTAGCTTTCCGTGACAAAGATTTCAAGACAGCCATAGAATGCTATACACAG TTTGTTGATGTGGGCACAATGGTGTCGCCGACGGTGTATGCCAGAAGGAGCTTGTGCCACCTCATGTGCGACCAACCCGATGCTGCCCTCCGGGACGCGATGCAAGCGCAATGCGTGTACCCAGACTGGCCAACTGCATTCTATATGCAAGCCGTCGCGCTGTCGAAACTGAATATGCAGAGCGATGCCAAGGACATGTTGAGTGAGGCTTCGCAgctagaagagaagaagcagaaaaACTCGAGATGA